In Fibrobacter sp. UWB10, a single window of DNA contains:
- a CDS encoding YkgJ family cysteine cluster protein, translating into MESYREYFPTKAFRVAEMRLATLLRAERDRLDAIAMSLGRESAIGPDNLLEELPKIKEFTREYHRLFSEYLEAVLPQQPRPIQCRPACGNCCHHYPMSVEPFELVTLYCDLRGRNDLLDIMEACQVRSSLFSKFFETRRAEGAVPDQMDLDDYAEDKALHDYFSAWNPCPFSDKKGDCTVYPLRPVSCRMYFSETDPKFCTPEHLQTPENDSYIVYLPDSIEDAVYGISEHYALLDLPESYFGGLLAVNRFEGLIGGN; encoded by the coding sequence ATGGAATCATATCGAGAGTATTTTCCGACAAAGGCGTTTCGTGTAGCAGAAATGCGCCTTGCGACCCTGTTGAGGGCGGAAAGGGACCGTTTAGATGCGATTGCAATGTCGCTTGGTCGAGAATCGGCAATCGGTCCTGATAATTTACTCGAAGAACTTCCTAAAATTAAGGAGTTTACGCGGGAATACCACCGGCTTTTTTCGGAGTATTTAGAGGCGGTTTTGCCGCAACAGCCGCGACCTATCCAGTGCAGGCCCGCTTGTGGTAATTGCTGCCACCATTACCCGATGTCGGTGGAACCCTTTGAACTTGTGACTTTGTATTGTGACCTCCGGGGGCGGAATGACTTGCTCGATATTATGGAAGCGTGCCAGGTAAGGTCGTCGCTGTTTAGCAAGTTTTTTGAGACGAGGCGTGCCGAGGGAGCAGTCCCTGACCAGATGGATTTGGACGACTACGCCGAAGACAAAGCCCTGCACGACTATTTTAGCGCCTGGAATCCGTGCCCGTTTTCGGATAAGAAGGGCGATTGCACGGTCTACCCGCTGCGCCCGGTTTCTTGCCGCATGTATTTTAGCGAAACAGATCCGAAGTTTTGTACGCCGGAGCATTTACAGACTCCCGAGAACGATAGCTATATTGTGTACTTGCCCGATAGCATCGAAGATGCCGTTTACGGAATTTCGGAGCATTATGCCCTATTGGATTTGCCCGAAAGTTACTTTGGCGGACTTTTGGCCGTAAACCGCTTTGAAGGCTTGATTGGCGGAAATTAG
- the lysS gene encoding lysine--tRNA ligase, with product MAMQDMNDQVQARLAKLDKFKEMGVEAYPHKFNRTHDSKVLKENKEALMASGEEIAFAGRVVRFNRKGKMCFMHLKDRYGRLQVVVARDEVGEENYEIVKMTDLGDFIGVNGSMFETQTGEYSVHVKKVTMLSKAVRPLPVAKEKVDENGNKVVFNEFADVDTRYRQRYIDMALNDDVKEVFIKRSKIMQAIREYLIEKGFIEVETPTLQPIYGGANARPFTTHHNACDMTLYLRVAPELYLKRCIVGGMEKVFEFSKNFRNEGMDRTHSPEFTGLEFYEAYADYNDMMVHFENIYERACIAANGTTKIEYQGKEIDFKAPWPRYSMIEAIEKFGGLKVNEMSDDEIKAKMEELGGHLDGEFSRGRGILELFELTVEDKLIQPTFIKDMPTESTPLCKKHRTIEGLIEQFEPYANGWELGNAYTELNDPIRQRELLEDQVRRGRGGEGETHPMDENFMHAIESGLPPTGGVGFGIDRMVMLLTNQQTIRDVQLFPLMKPET from the coding sequence ATGGCAATGCAAGATATGAACGACCAGGTGCAAGCGCGCCTCGCTAAGCTCGACAAGTTCAAGGAAATGGGTGTGGAAGCTTATCCGCACAAGTTCAACCGCACGCATGATTCCAAGGTTTTGAAAGAAAATAAGGAAGCCCTGATGGCTTCTGGCGAAGAAATCGCTTTCGCTGGCCGCGTGGTTCGCTTTAACCGCAAGGGCAAAATGTGCTTTATGCACCTCAAGGACCGTTACGGTCGCTTGCAGGTGGTGGTCGCCCGTGACGAAGTGGGCGAGGAGAACTACGAAATCGTCAAGATGACCGACCTCGGTGACTTTATCGGCGTGAACGGTTCCATGTTCGAAACCCAAACGGGTGAATACTCCGTGCACGTGAAGAAGGTGACCATGCTTTCGAAGGCCGTGCGTCCGCTTCCGGTCGCCAAGGAAAAGGTCGACGAAAATGGCAACAAGGTCGTGTTCAACGAATTTGCCGACGTGGATACCCGTTACCGCCAGCGCTATATCGATATGGCTTTGAACGACGATGTGAAGGAAGTCTTCATCAAGCGTTCCAAGATTATGCAGGCTATCCGTGAATACCTGATCGAAAAGGGCTTCATCGAAGTCGAAACCCCGACGCTCCAGCCGATTTACGGCGGTGCAAACGCCCGTCCGTTTACCACGCACCACAACGCTTGCGACATGACGCTTTACCTGCGCGTGGCTCCGGAACTTTACCTGAAGCGCTGCATCGTGGGCGGCATGGAAAAGGTGTTCGAATTCTCCAAGAACTTCCGTAACGAAGGTATGGATCGCACCCACAGCCCAGAATTCACCGGCCTCGAATTCTACGAAGCTTACGCCGACTACAACGACATGATGGTGCACTTCGAAAACATCTACGAACGCGCCTGCATTGCCGCTAACGGCACCACCAAGATTGAATACCAGGGCAAGGAAATCGACTTCAAGGCCCCGTGGCCGCGCTACAGCATGATCGAAGCCATTGAAAAGTTTGGCGGCCTCAAGGTCAACGAAATGAGCGACGATGAAATCAAGGCCAAGATGGAAGAACTCGGCGGACACTTGGACGGCGAATTCAGCCGCGGCCGCGGTATCCTCGAACTGTTCGAGCTCACCGTGGAAGACAAGCTCATCCAGCCGACCTTCATCAAGGACATGCCGACCGAAAGTACGCCGCTCTGCAAGAAGCATCGCACCATCGAAGGCCTTATCGAACAGTTCGAGCCGTACGCTAACGGATGGGAACTGGGTAACGCCTATACCGAACTTAATGACCCCATCCGTCAGCGTGAGCTCCTGGAAGACCAGGTGCGCCGCGGCCGTGGTGGCGAAGGTGAAACTCACCCGATGGACGAAAACTTCATGCACGCCATTGAATCTGGCTTGCCGCCTACCGGTGGCGTGGGCTTTGGCATCGACCGCATGGTCATGCTCCTCACCAACCAGCAGACCATCCGCGACGTGCAACTCTTCCCGCTCATGAAGCCGGAGACCTAA